The sequence CCGATCTTGGCGCCCGGGAAAAAGGACATACTCACGTCATCGAGGATGACCTTGTCACCAACGGCCTTGCGGGCCTTGGTCATTGTGTAAATGAATTCCGCCATGCCCACAAGGCTAGTGGGTGCGCCGCCAGAACACATATTCGCGGCCGTCGGCATGATGGCGGGCGCTGCTGCTAGGCGGCGCCTCCGACGAAGCACTTGCCGCTGTCGAGGACCGGCAGAACCGAGATTGCCACCTTGCCGTCCCGTACCTGGCCCACGATGCAGTCGCCGTCGACCGGGGCGGCAGCTTCGATGGCGTCGACCGCCAGGCCGGTAGGGGTGATATCGGCGGACACCTCCACCGCGGACTTCTTGAACCCGGCCTTGGTAAGGGCGGCAACCATCTGCTCCCTGGTGGGCTTGGGTGTTGCGCCCGCCAGGTCTTCGAGCTCGGCACGGACTTTGCGTTCGGACACCTTCACAGCGGACTCCGCTTCGGCTGTATCCGTGCCCGCGTCCTGCCCCGATTCCGACGTTGGGGCAGGACCCGGCCCGGGGTCGCCGGACGCCGCCGGTCCAGGCAACTCCGAGCCGGTCGAACAGGCAGCAAGAGCGAGGCAGACTGCCGCCGCACCCGCTAGACGGCCAAGACGAACGGATGCTGGGAGAGATCGCTGATGGGTCACGCCGCCATTGTTTCATGCCAAGTAGATGCGTTAACCGGCGGCCCGCATGGGGCTCTCAGCCTCCTCCGTGATGTACTCGTCGTCCTGCGGCTCCTCCTCCGGCGGCTCCCCCGCACCCAGGTCCCAGGAGTGGGCAGCGGAGGCGTGCGCCTCTTGGGGCGACTGCCCGTCCCCGGCGAAGACCGGCCGGGCAGCAGTATCGCCGTCGCCCTGGGCACCGGAACCGCGGGCAACGTTGCGCGCATATTTTGCCGTTCCCCACTTGAGGTCGTGGCCGATCGACTCCGCATCGATTTCCGGTGACGTGACCTGATGGCCATCCTCCCTGACCCACTGGCGTAGCCTCAGTTTGCCGGTGACGATCACCCGGTCGCCTTTCTTCAGGCTGTGGGCAATGTTCTGCGCCAGGTAGCGGTAAGCCTCCACGCGGTACCAGTTGGTCGATTTGTCCACCCATTGGTCCTTCTCCAAACGGCGCTCCGAGGACGCCAGCCTGAAGTTGGCGGTCTGTGTCCCGCCGTTGGTCAGTCCTGCTTCCACTTCTGTTCCGACAACACCGCGGACCGTAATGTACTCGGTCATCGTCCAGCCCTCTTCCGTTCCTGCCGGCCCTGTTGCCGGCAAGATCAGTCTGTTCGCGGCGACGCCGGCAGACCATGCTGCCCCCAGCGTCTGTGGACTATTCGCACATCGCCCGCCCTGTGGAGGAAGAGCCGTGCCGCTTTCGGGATCGCGGCAGGATCGGGATAAACTTGCTGACTGGCGGAGCTTCGCCAAGCCTCGGTAGCTCAGCGGATAGAGCAGGAGCCTTCTAATCTCTTGGTCGCAGGTTCGATTCCTGTCCGGGGCGCTTGTGATCATGATCCGCGCAGTTGACGGTTCCACCCACGTCGGCGGGATAATCGTCGCGTGGGCGTCTACTTCGAGTGCGTGACCCGGACGACGGTCGAAAGGTCCGTACTCTTCGACTTGTCGCGCAGCATTGACGCGCACGCCGCCTCCCTTGCCCGGTCCAGGGAACGGGCTGTGGCCGGAGTGACGACCGGACTTATCTCGCTGGACCAGCAGGTCACCTGGCGGGCGTGGCATCTTGGGCTGCCGATCAGGATGACGAGCCGGATTACGCACATGTCGGCGCCGGACCTGTTTGTTGTCTAGCAGGTCCGCGGACCTTTCCGCAGCTTCCGTCACGCGTATGAATTCGAGGAGGACGGCGGGCAGACTGTGATGACCGAAAGGGTCGAGTTCGCAGCGCCGTTCGGCGTGCTGGGCCGCGCGGTGGAGCGGCTGGTGCTAGCCAGGTATATGTCCGGGCTGGTACGCATCCGGAACGAGTACCTTCTCGGCGACGCGCTCGTCTCCTTCGATGGGTAGCAAAACCATCCGTGCCATGACGGCAGTTCCAGCGCGCGGAAAACCGCAGCGCCGGTGCCGAGTGTGGCATCCACGATTCGGCCTATGATCCCGAACAGAAATTTTCCGCACGCTGCCGCCATGTCCATCGCGAGGTAGCCGCCGGTGATGCGCCTGACCGGCAGGAACACAGCACCGGGGATCCCGGGAAGCGAGAGGCTCCCGGGATCCGCGAGCCGCTCGTGCTAGAACAGCTCGTCGACTACGCGTTCCGTCGCGTGGCCGTCGTCGTGCGGCGCGAATTTCGCCACGAACGCCGCCAGCTGCTGATCGCGGTCCGCATCTGCATGGAAAGCCTTCTCCAGCTCGGCGTAAAGGCCGGCCTCGGAATCAACGACGGGTCCCGGCAATTCGGTGCTGTAGTCCAGATAGAACCCGCGCAGCGTGTCCCGGTAGAGCTCCAGGTCGTAGGCGTAGAAGACGACGGGGCGACGGAGGATGGCAAAATCGAAGAAGACCGACGAATAATCGGTAATCAGGACGTCGCTGGCCAGGTACAGCTCCTGGATCTCCGGGTACCCGGAAACGTCCTGGACCGATTCCCGTGCGCTATCCGGAATCTCGATGTTGCCGCTGACCAGGACGTGCATGCGCAGCAGCAGCACCGCGTCCGAGCCAAGCCGTTTGTGGAAGGTCTCCATATCGAAGGGCATCTCGAAATGGAACCGGCCCTTGCCGTTGCTTTGCGAGTCGCGGAAGGTCGGCGCATAGAGGACCACGCGTTTGCCTTCCGGAATGCCCAGCTTCCGCTTGATTTCGGCACCCTGCTTCGTTGCGGACTCGTCGGCGAGGATATCATTGCGCGGATAGCCGGTTTCCAGCACCCGGCCGCCGAATTTGAAGGCGCTGCGGAAAGCCGAGGTGGCGTATGGGCTGGGCGAAAGCAGGACGCTCCATTGCCGGACGGCCTGGCTGACGCGGTCCAGGTACCCCTCGTCCCGGCCGTGGACTTCGTCCAGATCGTGCAGCATCCGCTTCAATGGTGTGCCGTGCCAGGTCTGGATCATGACGCCGTCCTTGCGGCGGCGGATGTAATACGGGAAATTCTGGTTGTTGACCCAGTACTTGGCCCGGGCGAGGTACCAGTAATACTGGGGCGACAGCCGTTTGATGACCTTGGTGTGTTCGTCCTTTACGGGCAGCTTGCCGCGGTAGACCCACACCTTGGTCCGCGGGTCATTCCTCCGGACCAGTTCCTCGTAGATGTACCGCGGGCTGTCCGCATACTGCTTGCCGATCCCGCTCTCGAAGACGATCAGGTCCTCGTCCATCGGCAGGCGCAGCGCGGCTGCGTAGAACCGCCGCATCGTGGGGAAATAGAAGCGGCTGCGGCGGAACCGGCCGAAGGCCCGTTCGCCGAACTCGGGGTCGACCAGCTTACGGATCCGCGATTCGGCCGGCTTGGCATGGAGAACGGCTTCGAAGATGCGCGCTGAGTTGTCGCGGTCCTTGAATTTCAGGAACCTGCGGGAGCGGCGGACGTACTCCTCGGTCATGACGCAGCCCGATGCCAGCGACCGTTCGAGGTCTCCGAGCAAGGTATCCGCGTCGAAGGCGATCTTGCCGGGAAGTTCCGCGTCCAGGTCCAGGTGCGATCCCTTGCGTCCGAGGAACCGCTCCCGGTCGAACTGGAAGTAGTGGACGGGCTTTTCGAGGAAGCTGAAATCGAATCCGACGCTGGAGTAGTCGGTCACCATGACGGCGCTTTCCTTCAGCAGGTGCTGCACGTCGACCTCGCCTTGCGAGATCACGCGGGCGGGAGCATCGGCAAAGTAGCCGCGGTACTGCTGCATGTTCGGGTGCAGGCAGAAAATGATCTCGGCGTCGTGCTTGGCCGCCATGCCGCGCAGCCGCTGGTCATGCAGCAGATCGTTCCACTGCTGGAAGTACTCGGACTCGGTGAACAGTTCCGGGCGCGTCAA is a genomic window of Arthrobacter sp. Marseille-P9274 containing:
- a CDS encoding CDP-glycerol glycerophosphotransferase family protein, producing MNTPSLISKVKARAEQALDPRSNSARRELHELRVVQSGTAATVVFTLAPGVAPLAIWALHRDAGWVRLADVARAAQAPGSRASTDGMTYQAELDLERLAQELPDKLGPDWADAPAPAESGTAAEPEGTAVALYIEVAAAAADIPRYGRDIRSDEAGEPLKFAEFRQLRDEDGPEFPAEWRAMIGLGRFMATHAGRLEAVDTGSNRAQLYINRNGYLALALNRVLKPYNAVYVHKLSVDRGVVSFTGRLVTRHGTASGADLVLVGRDSGSRYSTAATLRLDEKATARRFGLREYGFEAKLDLGPYQDEQLAGETILDAWLEVQEDPGTEPVRTRIGKTKYLTRKMSRAGWQRRGKKTLLLTPYYTFKAKKTSFHVELLDSGAFEHLRRRTRIPLQPQRRPGSKPVWLIGERPYKAQDTGLHFFRYMRAEHPEIDAYYVIDPESPERRNLDGLGNVVPFRSKQHFDLALRAERFIGSHHPDFLYPTRMPQFRRTVGGVKVFLQHGVMGTKWMVPNYGKKSAGFDTDVFIVSSDREKEYIVDDFEYPAKDVAVTGLSRFDALFAGDVAVKKNQVLIIPTWRDWLTRPELFTESEYFQQWNDLLHDQRLRGMAAKHDAEIIFCLHPNMQQYRGYFADAPARVISQGEVDVQHLLKESAVMVTDYSSVGFDFSFLEKPVHYFQFDRERFLGRKGSHLDLDAELPGKIAFDADTLLGDLERSLASGCVMTEEYVRRSRRFLKFKDRDNSARIFEAVLHAKPAESRIRKLVDPEFGERAFGRFRRSRFYFPTMRRFYAAALRLPMDEDLIVFESGIGKQYADSPRYIYEELVRRNDPRTKVWVYRGKLPVKDEHTKVIKRLSPQYYWYLARAKYWVNNQNFPYYIRRRKDGVMIQTWHGTPLKRMLHDLDEVHGRDEGYLDRVSQAVRQWSVLLSPSPYATSAFRSAFKFGGRVLETGYPRNDILADESATKQGAEIKRKLGIPEGKRVVLYAPTFRDSQSNGKGRFHFEMPFDMETFHKRLGSDAVLLLRMHVLVSGNIEIPDSARESVQDVSGYPEIQELYLASDVLITDYSSVFFDFAILRRPVVFYAYDLELYRDTLRGFYLDYSTELPGPVVDSEAGLYAELEKAFHADADRDQQLAAFVAKFAPHDDGHATERVVDELF
- a CDS encoding single-stranded DNA-binding protein gives rise to the protein MTEYITVRGVVGTEVEAGLTNGGTQTANFRLASSERRLEKDQWVDKSTNWYRVEAYRYLAQNIAHSLKKGDRVIVTGKLRLRQWVREDGHQVTSPEIDAESIGHDLKWGTAKYARNVARGSGAQGDGDTAARPVFAGDGQSPQEAHASAAHSWDLGAGEPPEEEPQDDEYITEEAESPMRAAG